A single genomic interval of Novosphingobium ginsenosidimutans harbors:
- the thrC gene encoding threonine synthase: MDYISTRGSAPALDFAGATLAGLANDGGLYVPREWPRFSADEIAAMAGLPYAELAARVMQPFVGDSLTPERLLELTTQAYGRFAHKAVTPLKQLDEQHWLLELFHGPTLAFKDVALQLLGLLFEEFLSRGGDPLTIVGATSGDTGSAAIDAVAGRARVEIFMLHPKGRVSEVQRRQMTTVLAPNVHNIAIEGTFDDAQAMVKRMFNDAAMTDRFAIGAVNSINWARLMAQVVYYFAAALQLGAPHRKVAFAVPTGNFGDVFAGYVAAQMGLPIERLIVATNVNDILHRALTTGDYSAGTVTPTAAPSMDIQVSSNFERLLFDLGGRDGKSLAAQMAGFEATKAMQLTNAQREGAAALFTSARADADDMARALRWAWDAAGELLDPHTAIGLHAAQVAGIDPAVPVLTLATAHPAKFREAVERATGHRPTLPARIGDLFEREERLVELPGDYAAIAEYVAARAVPRG; encoded by the coding sequence ATGGACTACATTTCGACCCGTGGCAGCGCGCCCGCGCTGGACTTCGCCGGAGCGACGCTGGCTGGCCTCGCCAATGATGGTGGGCTGTACGTGCCCCGCGAATGGCCCCGCTTCAGCGCGGACGAGATCGCAGCCATGGCCGGGCTGCCCTATGCCGAGCTCGCCGCGCGGGTGATGCAGCCCTTCGTGGGTGACAGCCTCACGCCGGAGCGGCTGCTCGAGCTGACTACCCAGGCTTATGGCCGCTTCGCCCACAAGGCCGTGACACCGCTCAAGCAGCTCGACGAACAGCACTGGCTGCTCGAGCTGTTCCACGGGCCGACCCTGGCTTTCAAGGACGTGGCGCTGCAGCTGCTGGGCCTGCTGTTCGAGGAATTCCTGAGTCGCGGTGGCGACCCGCTGACTATTGTTGGCGCGACCTCGGGCGATACCGGCTCGGCGGCGATCGATGCCGTGGCGGGCCGCGCCCGGGTCGAGATATTCATGCTCCACCCCAAGGGGCGGGTCAGCGAAGTGCAGCGCCGGCAGATGACCACGGTGCTGGCCCCCAACGTCCACAACATTGCGATCGAGGGCACCTTTGACGATGCCCAGGCGATGGTGAAGCGGATGTTCAACGATGCGGCGATGACCGATCGTTTTGCGATCGGCGCGGTCAATTCGATCAACTGGGCGCGGCTGATGGCGCAGGTGGTCTATTACTTCGCCGCCGCGCTCCAGCTCGGCGCGCCGCACCGCAAGGTCGCCTTTGCCGTGCCGACTGGCAACTTTGGCGATGTCTTTGCCGGTTATGTCGCGGCGCAGATGGGCCTGCCCATCGAGCGGCTGATTGTTGCTACCAATGTCAACGACATCCTCCACCGCGCGCTGACCACGGGTGACTATTCTGCAGGGACAGTCACGCCAACGGCAGCGCCCTCGATGGACATCCAGGTCTCGTCCAATTTTGAACGCCTCCTGTTTGACCTCGGTGGGCGTGACGGCAAGTCGCTCGCAGCGCAGATGGCCGGGTTCGAGGCAACCAAGGCGATGCAGCTGACCAATGCGCAGCGCGAAGGGGCGGCGGCCCTGTTCACGAGTGCCCGCGCCGATGCCGATGATATGGCCCGCGCCTTGCGCTGGGCCTGGGACGCAGCCGGGGAACTGCTCGATCCGCATACGGCAATCGGCCTCCATGCGGCGCAGGTCGCAGGGATCGATCCTGCGGTGCCAGTCCTTACACTGGCGACGGCGCATCCAGCAAAGTTTCGTGAGGCGGTCGAACGCGCGACCGGTCACCGCCCGACGCTCCCAGCGCGGATCGGTGACCTGTTCGAGCGTGAGGAGCGACTCGTCGAGCTGCCGGGTGACTATGCGGCGATTGCAGAATACGTCGCCGCCCGCGCGGTGCCGCGTGGCTGA
- a CDS encoding SURF1 family protein — MRRLPIIPTVLVLAAVGVMIALGFWQLDRRAHKEAMLARYATAQTLTAEVSWPIDPAQQEAMLFRRTTLDCRVEGKDAPLAGYDRKGTVGWAHAVTCVLPGGARAEVVLGWAKDLAERQWRGGTVRGVIAPGAGKSIRLIADPPLAGLAASALPDPKSIPNNHWSYAIQWFLFAGVALVIYALALRKRLAARGDEG; from the coding sequence ATGCGCCGTCTGCCGATCATCCCAACTGTACTGGTGCTCGCCGCGGTGGGCGTGATGATTGCGCTCGGCTTCTGGCAGCTTGATCGCCGCGCCCACAAGGAAGCGATGCTGGCGCGCTATGCCACCGCTCAAACCCTGACTGCCGAGGTGTCGTGGCCGATCGATCCGGCGCAGCAGGAAGCGATGCTGTTCCGCCGGACTACGCTTGACTGCCGAGTGGAAGGCAAAGACGCCCCGCTGGCCGGCTATGATCGCAAGGGCACCGTCGGTTGGGCCCATGCCGTGACCTGCGTTCTCCCCGGTGGCGCCCGAGCGGAAGTGGTGCTGGGATGGGCCAAGGACCTTGCCGAACGCCAGTGGCGGGGCGGCACGGTGCGCGGCGTGATCGCGCCAGGTGCTGGCAAATCGATCCGCCTGATCGCCGATCCGCCGCTAGCTGGCCTCGCTGCCAGCGCGCTGCCCGATCCCAAATCGATCCCCAACAACCACTGGTCCTACGCGATCCAGTGGTTCCTGTTCGCCGGGGTGGCGCTGGTGATCTATGCCCTTGCGCTGCGCAAGCGCCTTGCCGCGCGGGGCGACGAGGGCTAA